In Clostridium swellfunianum, a genomic segment contains:
- the citX gene encoding citrate lyase holo-[acyl-carrier protein] synthase: MSEYFKGEEQSLQDILEARDMRVEFQEYLLNKYKMTIVSYKLNIPGPVKYSLLIKQIFDAGLEAFKQKLSEASIDIIFEKVWYKNSGPEYFAVFNIIPVKLKQLTTSIEENHALGRLYDFDVVKADGTQVSRQELGIGQRKCLLCENSAFECGRSRRHEVSALLAHIEATTAEYFKL, from the coding sequence GTGAGCGAGTACTTTAAGGGAGAGGAGCAGAGTCTTCAGGATATATTGGAAGCAAGGGATATGAGAGTGGAATTTCAGGAGTATTTATTAAACAAATACAAAATGACTATCGTATCCTATAAGTTAAATATACCAGGCCCTGTAAAGTACAGCTTACTTATAAAGCAAATCTTTGATGCAGGCTTAGAAGCTTTTAAGCAGAAGCTTTCAGAAGCCTCTATAGATATAATTTTTGAAAAGGTATGGTATAAAAACAGCGGGCCAGAGTACTTTGCTGTTTTTAATATTATTCCGGTAAAATTGAAGCAACTTACAACTTCAATTGAAGAGAACCATGCTTTAGGAAGGCTTTATGACTTTGATGTTGTAAAGGCTGATGGAACTCAGGTTTCAAGACAGGAGCTTGGAATCGGGCAAAGAAAATGCTTATTGTGTGAGAACAGTGCTTTTGAGTGCGGCAGGTCGAGAAGACACGAGGTAAGTGCATTACTCGCTCATATCGAAGCAACAACAGCAGAATATTTTAAATTGTGA
- the citF gene encoding citrate lyase subunit alpha has translation MRNSIGREIPQEILNGKRLFEGEFAFEGEVVKATPKIKPVKPGETKLLNSIEEAVVKSGLKDGMTISFHHHFREGDYILNSVVDIIAKLGIKDLTLASSSLAGVHKPLIEHIKNGVITKITTSGLRGALAEAISSGILKEPAIIRSHGGRARAVEAGEIKIDVAFLGAPAADEYGNASGTRGTANCGSLGYAMVDAQYADKVVILTDTLVEFPNMPASINQTYVDYVVKIDSIGDPKGIASGATRYTKNPKELLIADYARKAIVNSPYFKDGYSFQTGTGGSALAVSRFLRDEMIARNIKASFALGGITKPIAEMHEEGLIKHVYDVQDFDLVGAASIAKNPNHHEIDASFYANPHNRGCIANKLDVVVLSALEIDTDFNVNVMTGSDGVLRGASGGHCDVAASAKLTVIVTPLIRGRIPCVVEEVNTVITPGSSIDVVVTDAGVAVNPKRTDLIEAYKAAGIPLVTIEQLKEKAYNIVGVPDKIEYEDEVVGIIEYRDGSVIDVVRKVK, from the coding sequence ATGCGTAATAGTATCGGTAGAGAAATTCCACAAGAAATATTAAATGGAAAAAGACTTTTCGAAGGTGAATTTGCATTTGAAGGAGAAGTTGTAAAAGCAACTCCTAAAATAAAGCCAGTAAAGCCAGGTGAAACAAAACTTTTAAACAGCATTGAAGAAGCTGTTGTAAAGAGCGGTTTAAAGGATGGAATGACAATATCCTTCCATCATCATTTTAGAGAAGGTGATTATATCCTTAACTCAGTTGTGGATATAATTGCAAAGCTTGGAATTAAGGATTTAACTCTAGCTTCAAGCTCACTAGCAGGTGTACACAAGCCACTTATAGAACATATTAAAAATGGAGTAATTACAAAAATTACGACAAGTGGTTTAAGAGGTGCTTTAGCAGAAGCAATCTCCAGTGGAATACTGAAGGAGCCAGCAATCATAAGATCCCACGGTGGTAGAGCAAGAGCAGTAGAAGCAGGAGAAATCAAGATAGATGTTGCTTTCCTAGGTGCACCAGCAGCAGATGAATATGGAAATGCAAGCGGAACAAGAGGAACAGCAAATTGCGGTTCATTAGGATATGCAATGGTGGATGCTCAGTATGCAGACAAAGTTGTTATATTAACAGATACATTAGTAGAGTTTCCAAATATGCCTGCAAGCATCAACCAAACTTATGTTGATTATGTAGTGAAGATTGATTCAATCGGAGACCCTAAGGGAATAGCTTCAGGTGCTACAAGATACACTAAGAATCCAAAGGAACTTTTAATAGCTGATTATGCAAGAAAGGCAATAGTAAATTCACCATATTTTAAGGATGGATATTCATTCCAAACAGGAACTGGTGGATCTGCTCTAGCTGTAAGCAGATTCTTAAGAGATGAAATGATAGCAAGAAACATTAAAGCTAGCTTTGCTTTAGGTGGAATAACTAAACCAATAGCTGAAATGCATGAAGAAGGCTTAATTAAACATGTTTATGATGTACAGGATTTTGACTTGGTTGGAGCAGCTTCAATTGCAAAAAATCCAAACCATCATGAAATAGACGCTTCTTTCTATGCAAACCCACATAATAGAGGCTGCATAGCTAACAAGCTTGATGTTGTTGTTTTATCAGCGCTAGAAATAGATACAGATTTTAATGTAAATGTTATGACAGGTTCGGATGGAGTTTTAAGGGGGGCGTCAGGCGGACACTGCGACGTAGCTGCATCTGCGAAGTTAACTGTTATAGTTACTCCATTAATTCGTGGAAGAATACCTTGTGTAGTTGAAGAAGTAAACACTGTTATTACACCAGGCTCAAGCATTGATGTAGTAGTTACTGATGCTGGAGTAGCAGTAAACCCAAAAAGAACAGACTTAATAGAAGCTTACAAAGCAGCAGGAATTCCACTTGTAACTATTGAACAATTAAAGGAAAAGGCTTACAATATAGTAGGAGTTCCAGACAAGATAGAGTATGAAGATGAAGTTGTTGGTATCATCGAGTACAGAGACGGAAGTGTTATAGACGTTGTAAGAAAAGTAAAATAG
- the citE gene encoding citrate (pro-3S)-lyase subunit beta, with the protein MERLRRTMMFLPASNPAMVKDAYIYGADSIMFDLEDAVAVTEKDSARFLVYNALKTIDYGNTELVVRINPLDGPFGRDDIEAVVRAGVDVIRLPKTERKEDILEVEAAIEEVERKCGREIGSTRMMAAIESPIGVINAYEIATASKRLIGIAIGAEDYVTNMKTKRYADGMELLGARSQIVIAARAAGIYALDTVYTEVDNEEGFRREVELIKQLGFDGKSVINPRQIQPVHDIYTPSEQEIKKSITIVRAAKEAEEKGLGVISVNGKMVDKPIVDRAERVLQLAAAAGVYKED; encoded by the coding sequence ATGGAAAGATTAAGAAGAACCATGATGTTCCTTCCAGCAAGCAATCCTGCAATGGTGAAGGATGCTTATATATATGGGGCAGACTCCATTATGTTTGACCTTGAAGATGCTGTAGCTGTAACAGAGAAGGATTCAGCTAGATTCTTAGTTTACAATGCATTGAAGACAATTGACTATGGCAATACAGAGCTAGTTGTTAGAATAAACCCATTAGATGGTCCTTTTGGAAGAGATGATATCGAGGCTGTTGTTAGAGCAGGTGTAGATGTTATAAGACTTCCTAAAACAGAAAGAAAAGAAGATATACTAGAAGTTGAAGCTGCTATTGAAGAAGTAGAAAGAAAGTGCGGAAGAGAAATTGGAAGTACTAGAATGATGGCTGCTATTGAAAGTCCTATAGGAGTTATAAATGCTTATGAAATTGCTACCGCAAGTAAAAGACTTATCGGTATTGCTATAGGAGCTGAGGACTACGTAACAAACATGAAGACTAAGAGATATGCAGACGGAATGGAACTTTTAGGAGCAAGATCTCAAATTGTTATTGCAGCAAGAGCAGCAGGAATTTATGCTTTAGATACAGTTTATACAGAAGTTGATAATGAAGAAGGCTTCAGAAGAGAAGTAGAACTTATAAAACAGCTTGGTTTTGATGGTAAATCAGTTATAAACCCAAGACAAATTCAGCCTGTTCATGATATTTATACACCAAGTGAACAAGAAATTAAGAAGTCTATCACTATCGTTAGAGCTGCTAAAGAAGCAGAAGAAAAGGGCCTTGGAGTAATATCTGTAAACGGAAAAATGGTAGATAAGCCTATTGTAGACAGAGCAGAGAGAGTACTTCAATTAGCAGCCGCTGCAGGCGTTTATAAGGAAGATTAA
- the citD gene encoding citrate lyase acyl carrier protein: protein MKLINNAIAGTLESSDIQIIIEPKAEAGIEIELKSSVEKQFGRQIRKVITETLDSLKIENARVIATDKGALDCTIKARVQAAAHRAAGVKEKFDWEVM, encoded by the coding sequence ATGAAGCTTATAAATAATGCTATAGCTGGAACTTTAGAATCCAGTGACATCCAAATAATCATTGAGCCAAAAGCTGAAGCAGGAATAGAGATAGAATTAAAGAGCAGCGTTGAAAAGCAATTTGGAAGACAAATAAGAAAGGTTATAACAGAAACCTTGGACAGCTTAAAGATTGAGAATGCAAGAGTAATAGCTACAGACAAAGGTGCTTTAGACTGCACAATAAAGGCTAGAGTTCAGGCTGCAGCTCACAGAGCAGCAGGAGTTAAAGAAAAGTTTGATTGGGAGGTAATGTAG
- a CDS encoding diguanylate cyclase domain-containing protein, whose translation METYNMKHSDNKVSNWSRIEEIDKLNTCAEEVIRITPLKTIELSDRALELSQELHYARGIAKSLLNIGKASYAVGNFEKAISCLMDVLQIAEDENFNKYEADTLNALGNVNLDLTNYSVALEYYMKSLEIMRQGGFERGESSVLNNIGEIYKELKNYQEALKYYYQSLEICNLISDENVKCVLLQNIGEVYYYLNDYDLAKEYTEKSLNMSCKIKDKMVEAACQHLLGKIARNQGDTEKALNLFLKSLDISKAVGEVNFIISKMIDIHKLLEQKGNNDEAIEYLQNALVLAQDVNSKDIIKIYSYLAQIHEKIGQLDKALNYYKRFHDSERNSSNDDISHKLKNITLQFKIEQSHQEKEIYRLRNVELKEKTQALEKKTAELMESYHNMKTVSEIGQSITSTLDFEKILDLVYESVNSLMPADVFGIALYRENTGDIEYSLFIEDSKRNPVYTNKIDSKDNWASWCILNKKEMLVNDTDKEYKQYISDRKITYGVKMGSIIYCPLIFENEVLGVITVQSREKNAYSQYNLDTVKALASYIAIAIRNAQKSAALEKLNEKLLSLSNLDGLTEIPNRRYFDKEVEILWESTRMSHQPLSLMLIDVDKFKEYNDNYGHLAGDYCIQQIAKTLQTVAVEAGGFAARYGGDEFVTVFANTSSEAALCIAEAVKDSIEALKIEHNYSDVADHVTLTVGISTLIPREDLSINCLTDFADKALYSAKQKGRNTIVKY comes from the coding sequence ATGGAAACTTATAATATGAAACATAGTGATAACAAAGTTTCAAACTGGAGCAGGATAGAAGAAATTGATAAATTGAATACTTGCGCTGAAGAGGTAATAAGGATTACCCCTTTAAAAACTATTGAATTATCTGATAGGGCTTTAGAGCTTTCACAAGAGCTACATTACGCTAGAGGAATTGCTAAAAGCTTATTAAATATTGGAAAAGCTTCATATGCTGTTGGAAATTTTGAAAAAGCAATAAGTTGTTTAATGGATGTACTACAGATTGCAGAAGATGAAAACTTTAATAAGTATGAAGCAGATACACTAAATGCTTTGGGTAACGTTAACCTTGACCTGACTAACTACAGTGTAGCTCTAGAGTATTATATGAAGTCTTTGGAAATTATGAGGCAGGGTGGGTTTGAGAGGGGCGAATCCAGCGTATTAAACAATATTGGCGAAATTTATAAAGAACTGAAGAATTACCAAGAGGCACTAAAATACTATTATCAGAGTCTTGAAATATGCAATTTGATAAGTGATGAAAATGTTAAATGTGTTTTACTTCAAAATATTGGAGAAGTTTACTATTACTTAAATGATTATGATTTAGCGAAGGAATATACAGAGAAAAGTTTGAATATGTCCTGCAAGATTAAAGATAAAATGGTTGAAGCAGCGTGTCAGCACCTTCTTGGTAAAATTGCCCGCAATCAAGGTGATACAGAGAAGGCTTTAAATTTATTTTTAAAAAGCTTGGATATTAGTAAAGCTGTAGGAGAAGTTAATTTTATAATAAGCAAGATGATAGATATTCATAAACTGTTGGAACAAAAGGGTAATAATGATGAAGCTATTGAGTATTTGCAAAATGCGCTAGTTTTAGCCCAAGATGTGAATTCTAAAGATATAATAAAAATATATTCATATCTAGCCCAAATTCATGAGAAGATAGGACAGCTTGACAAGGCTTTGAACTATTATAAAAGGTTTCACGATTCAGAAAGAAATAGTTCAAACGATGATATTTCACATAAATTAAAAAATATTACACTTCAATTTAAAATAGAGCAATCTCATCAGGAAAAAGAAATATACCGACTTAGAAACGTTGAATTGAAAGAAAAAACACAGGCCCTAGAGAAAAAGACAGCAGAACTTATGGAATCCTATCATAATATGAAGACCGTAAGTGAAATAGGGCAAAGCATTACTTCTACACTAGATTTTGAAAAAATTTTAGATTTAGTATATGAGAGTGTAAATAGTTTAATGCCAGCTGATGTTTTTGGAATTGCGTTATATCGCGAAAATACTGGTGATATTGAATACAGCTTATTTATTGAGGATTCTAAGAGAAATCCTGTGTATACTAACAAAATTGATAGCAAAGATAATTGGGCTTCCTGGTGTATTCTAAATAAGAAAGAAATGCTTGTTAATGATACTGACAAAGAATATAAGCAATATATTTCAGATAGAAAAATCACTTACGGAGTTAAAATGGGTTCCATAATATACTGTCCACTAATCTTTGAAAATGAAGTATTAGGTGTAATAACAGTACAAAGCAGAGAAAAAAATGCTTACTCTCAGTACAATCTTGATACTGTAAAAGCACTTGCTTCATATATAGCTATTGCAATTAGAAACGCACAAAAATCAGCTGCTCTCGAAAAGTTAAACGAGAAATTGCTCAGTCTCTCTAATTTGGATGGATTAACGGAAATACCTAACAGGCGGTATTTTGATAAAGAAGTTGAGATCTTATGGGAAAGTACAAGAATGAGCCATCAACCTCTTTCACTTATGCTTATCGATGTAGATAAGTTTAAGGAGTACAATGACAACTATGGACACCTCGCAGGGGATTATTGTATTCAACAAATTGCAAAAACTCTTCAAACTGTGGCGGTTGAAGCAGGGGGATTTGCGGCAAGATACGGGGGGGATGAATTTGTAACAGTATTTGCAAATACATCTTCCGAAGCTGCGCTTTGTATAGCTGAAGCTGTGAAAGATTCCATAGAAGCATTAAAGATAGAACATAATTATTCCGATGTGGCGGATCATGTAACCTTAACTGTTGGTATTTCTACTCTCATACCTAGGGAGGATTTATCGATAAACTGTTTAACAGATTTTGCTGACAAAGCTTTATATTCTGCAAAACAAAAGGGCAGGAATACTATAGTAAAATATTAA
- a CDS encoding PstS family phosphate ABC transporter substrate-binding protein codes for MKKSFFVALLAAHILLYGCSSNNLTKDNPKNIPVNPSTPAASSTKEIIRPGFTKETYPKIDGSTATIPLSEALASSILQISKEEASKFIKHNTTHDAYVNLINGKADMILVTEPSKEELALAKDAKIELEVIPIVKEGFVFLVNTKNPVNSLTQNQIKAIYQGKIKSWKEVGGADEELIAYQRESNSGSQTLMQQLVMKDTAMINSPKTIVYGMDGLIESIAKYDNSEKALGYSVFYYAKTMYNRDTIKLIAVDGVFPENKTIASGKYPYSTCYYAVLNKKAPSEAPARKLLEWLLSKDGQKLAEASGYVPLEVK; via the coding sequence ATGAAAAAAAGTTTTTTTGTAGCTCTGTTGGCTGCACATATCTTGCTATATGGCTGCAGCTCCAACAATTTAACAAAGGATAACCCTAAAAACATTCCTGTTAATCCTTCAACACCTGCAGCCTCAAGCACAAAAGAAATTATAAGGCCTGGCTTTACAAAAGAAACCTATCCTAAAATTGACGGTTCTACAGCAACAATTCCTTTATCAGAAGCTCTAGCTTCAAGTATTCTTCAAATTTCCAAGGAGGAAGCCTCAAAATTTATTAAACACAATACAACTCACGATGCCTATGTAAACTTAATAAATGGAAAAGCAGATATGATTCTTGTTACTGAGCCTTCAAAGGAAGAACTTGCTTTAGCTAAAGACGCTAAGATAGAACTTGAGGTTATTCCAATTGTAAAGGAAGGTTTTGTATTTTTAGTAAATACGAAAAATCCTGTAAACTCACTTACTCAAAACCAAATCAAGGCTATATACCAAGGCAAAATAAAAAGTTGGAAGGAAGTTGGCGGCGCTGATGAGGAGCTTATCGCTTATCAAAGGGAATCGAACTCAGGAAGTCAAACTCTTATGCAGCAGCTTGTAATGAAGGATACTGCTATGATAAACTCTCCTAAGACCATAGTGTATGGAATGGATGGACTAATTGAAAGCATAGCAAAGTATGACAACTCAGAGAAAGCTCTAGGTTACTCTGTTTTTTACTATGCGAAAACAATGTATAACAGAGATACTATAAAGCTTATTGCAGTTGATGGAGTATTTCCTGAAAATAAAACCATAGCTTCTGGAAAATATCCTTATTCTACTTGCTATTACGCAGTTTTAAATAAAAAAGCTCCTTCAGAAGCTCCTGCCAGAAAACTTTTGGAATGGCTACTTAGCAAGGATGGTCAGAAGCTTGCAGAAGCTTCAGGCTATGTTCCCTTAGAGGTGAAGTAA
- a CDS encoding DUF4163 domain-containing protein, protein MRRLMFLVVLFFSIFLSGCSRVNRDEPKPIHTSPSVNSISNAEASAYSSPQQQVSLKDIKLVKKANKTQYLLTNGIEIKYNNKSISTEKGEIQIFLPQIKGLSDKALEDKINKNIHADVDKEVKNFIAEQDSEQMVFAECGVELNANNLLSISIRGYYTPPKFGLLYRLTDGTKLSLKDIFTEGTDYVALLNRKVVEGIAGEDISEEYLLKEPFKTIDSDQNFVLSGSDLYMVFHKGEKGFYERSSVKVPLSEIDDYVDVADRYSSTQRKTQLRSEFFIRNNNIFVATRGEVYKRDIGNLWIHYPVIAGIKNSDYEKKINSIIRNSINEIKDSSVFIGLPKGGEEYRKDCIAIIDFTVTFNHYGILSIERNIETLNPNNTLESLHKVYCFDLRKYNEADVKSLISNYLAKSKAKEDAFVNSVRQSLTQECTARKIKIKNLNDFNIDFDFIKQNGLFYFTKRFDEDELLIHISFTGKGANGADLITDCQIPLKTMHSTAPEDFFGW, encoded by the coding sequence ATGAGAAGGCTTATGTTTCTAGTTGTGCTTTTTTTCAGTATCTTCTTAAGCGGCTGCAGTAGAGTCAATAGAGATGAACCAAAGCCTATTCATACTTCTCCATCGGTGAACAGTATAAGCAATGCAGAAGCTTCAGCTTATTCAAGCCCACAACAGCAGGTATCCTTAAAAGACATAAAGCTGGTTAAAAAAGCTAATAAGACTCAATATCTCCTTACAAACGGAATTGAAATAAAATATAATAATAAATCTATTTCTACTGAAAAAGGTGAAATTCAAATATTTCTACCACAAATTAAAGGACTTAGCGATAAAGCCTTAGAAGATAAAATTAATAAAAATATCCACGCTGATGTAGATAAAGAGGTTAAAAACTTTATAGCAGAACAAGACAGTGAACAAATGGTCTTTGCTGAATGTGGGGTTGAATTAAACGCAAATAATCTTCTTTCCATAAGCATACGGGGCTACTATACTCCACCAAAATTTGGATTATTATATAGACTGACAGATGGAACAAAATTATCTTTAAAGGATATTTTTACTGAAGGAACAGATTATGTAGCCTTGTTAAACAGAAAAGTAGTTGAAGGTATTGCTGGCGAAGATATATCTGAAGAGTATTTGCTAAAGGAACCCTTTAAAACCATAGATTCTGACCAAAACTTTGTGCTTTCAGGCTCTGATCTGTATATGGTTTTCCATAAAGGAGAAAAGGGGTTTTATGAAAGAAGTTCTGTTAAAGTACCCCTGTCTGAAATTGATGATTATGTTGATGTAGCAGACAGGTACTCATCAACGCAAAGAAAAACTCAGCTTCGTTCAGAATTCTTTATAAGAAACAACAATATTTTTGTTGCTACAAGGGGAGAAGTTTATAAACGAGATATAGGAAACCTCTGGATACACTATCCAGTAATAGCTGGAATTAAAAATTCTGATTATGAGAAAAAGATTAATTCTATAATCAGAAATAGCATAAATGAAATTAAAGACAGCAGCGTGTTTATTGGCTTGCCTAAAGGCGGTGAGGAATACAGAAAAGACTGCATTGCCATAATAGATTTCACTGTTACCTTTAATCATTATGGTATATTATCAATTGAAAGAAATATTGAAACTCTTAATCCAAATAATACCCTTGAGTCTTTGCACAAGGTATACTGCTTTGACTTAAGAAAGTATAACGAAGCGGATGTAAAAAGCCTTATATCAAACTACTTGGCGAAAAGTAAAGCAAAAGAGGACGCCTTTGTTAATTCTGTTAGACAAAGCCTAACTCAGGAATGTACAGCTAGAAAAATTAAAATAAAGAACCTCAATGATTTTAATATAGACTTTGATTTCATAAAGCAAAACGGTCTGTTCTATTTTACAAAGCGTTTTGATGAGGATGAATTGCTTATCCACATTTCTTTTACTGGAAAAGGAGCTAATGGAGCTGACTTAATAACGGATTGTCAAATTCCATTAAAAACTATGCACTCAACAGCTCCTGAGGATTTTTTTGGTTGGTAA
- the pckA gene encoding phosphoenolpyruvate carboxykinase (ATP), whose product MNLVDLSYLNINCRTSVYRNLSTPELIEEAVMRGQGTLSDKGALVVHTGKYTGRSPKDRFIVKQKSIEDKINWGEVNIPIEEEVFDRLYNKVVDNLSDKELFVFDGYVGALEEYKVNIRVVTEYASQALFAKNMFRRLEDKQLEDFSPYFTIISVPSFKAKGAEDGINSEAFIIINFDKRVVLIGGTQYSGEIKKSVFSLMNFLLPLKGVFPMHCSANIGEEGDTAVFFGLSGTGKTTLSTDPERKLIGDDEHGWCDNGVFNFEGGCYAKTISLSKEKERDIYEAIRFGTVLENVVLDENRIPDYNDGSLTENTRAAYPLDYIDNIKENGVGNNPNTIIFLTADAFGVLPPVSKLTKEAAMYHFMSGYTSKLAGTERGITEPKATFSACFGEPFMLMHPAVYAKLLGEKIEKHKAEVYLINTGWSGGAYGKGKRMKLSYTRAMVTAALKGELKEVSFTEHPIFKVLIPEECPGVPSEILDPENTWGDKEEYMAKAVELASKFKNNFKKFKNVPEDIVEAGPVENCSYVEMGIAASK is encoded by the coding sequence ATGAATTTAGTGGATTTAAGTTATTTGAACATCAATTGCCGTACGTCAGTTTACAGAAATTTAAGCACACCAGAGCTTATTGAAGAGGCTGTAATGAGAGGGCAAGGAACACTATCAGACAAGGGAGCCTTAGTGGTTCATACGGGGAAATATACAGGAAGATCTCCAAAGGACAGATTTATAGTTAAACAGAAAAGCATAGAGGATAAGATAAATTGGGGAGAAGTAAATATACCAATAGAAGAAGAGGTTTTTGACAGACTTTACAATAAAGTTGTAGATAATTTAAGCGATAAGGAACTATTTGTATTTGATGGATATGTTGGAGCTTTAGAAGAATACAAGGTTAATATAAGAGTTGTTACTGAATATGCTTCTCAAGCTTTATTTGCAAAGAATATGTTTAGAAGACTTGAAGATAAACAGCTGGAGGATTTTTCACCTTACTTTACCATAATATCTGTACCAAGCTTTAAGGCTAAGGGGGCAGAGGATGGAATTAATTCAGAAGCCTTTATTATTATAAATTTTGATAAAAGAGTTGTTTTAATAGGTGGAACACAGTATTCAGGAGAAATAAAGAAATCTGTATTTTCTTTAATGAATTTCCTGCTTCCTCTTAAGGGAGTTTTTCCAATGCACTGCTCAGCAAACATTGGAGAAGAAGGGGACACAGCAGTGTTCTTTGGACTTTCAGGTACAGGAAAGACAACACTTTCTACAGACCCAGAAAGAAAGCTTATTGGCGATGATGAGCATGGCTGGTGCGATAATGGAGTGTTTAACTTTGAAGGCGGCTGCTACGCAAAAACTATAAGCCTTTCAAAAGAAAAAGAAAGAGATATTTACGAAGCTATAAGATTTGGAACTGTTTTAGAAAATGTTGTGTTAGATGAAAACAGAATTCCAGATTATAATGATGGAAGCTTAACAGAAAATACAAGAGCGGCTTATCCGTTAGATTATATAGATAACATTAAAGAAAATGGAGTTGGAAATAATCCAAATACAATTATCTTTTTAACTGCAGATGCTTTTGGAGTACTACCTCCAGTTTCAAAGCTAACAAAGGAAGCAGCAATGTATCATTTTATGTCTGGCTATACAAGCAAGCTAGCTGGTACTGAAAGAGGAATAACAGAACCAAAAGCTACTTTCTCAGCTTGCTTTGGAGAACCTTTTATGCTAATGCATCCAGCAGTTTATGCAAAGCTTTTAGGAGAAAAGATAGAAAAGCATAAGGCTGAAGTGTATTTAATAAACACTGGCTGGTCTGGTGGAGCTTACGGCAAGGGTAAGAGAATGAAGCTTTCTTATACTCGTGCTATGGTAACGGCTGCATTAAAGGGCGAGCTAAAAGAGGTTTCTTTTACAGAGCATCCAATATTTAAGGTGCTGATTCCAGAAGAGTGTCCAGGAGTTCCAAGCGAAATACTTGACCCGGAAAACACTTGGGGGGATAAAGAGGAATATATGGCAAAGGCTGTAGAGCTAGCTTCCAAGTTTAAGAATAACTTTAAGAAGTTTAAAAATGTTCCAGAGGATATTGTTGAAGCTGGACCAGTAGAAAACTGCTCTTATGTTGAAATGGGAATTGCAGCAAGTAAATAA
- a CDS encoding D-2-hydroxyacid dehydrogenase, with product MKIVVLDGYTLNPGDITWEGIEKLGELTVYDRTAYSLSGIDLVIERAKDAEIVFTNKTPMPKEVLDKLPNLKYIGVLATGYNVVDIVAAKEKGIVVTNVPTYGTDSVGQMATALLLEMCHHVGAHSESVKRGEWENNADWCYWNYPLIELSGKTMGIIGYGRIGQSTGRIAQALGMKVLAFDSYQNEALVCETMKYTDLDTLLENSDVISLHCPLFESTQGIINKDTIAKMKDGVMILNTSRGPLVVEEDLAEALNSGKVAGAALDVVSSEPIKADNPLLKAKNCIITPHISWAPKESRQRLMDVAVNNLEKFLAGNAVNVVNK from the coding sequence ATGAAAATAGTAGTATTAGATGGATATACGTTAAACCCAGGAGATATAACCTGGGAGGGAATTGAAAAACTTGGCGAGCTAACTGTATATGACAGAACAGCCTATAGTTTAAGTGGTATAGATTTAGTTATAGAGAGAGCAAAGGATGCAGAAATAGTATTTACAAATAAAACCCCAATGCCAAAAGAAGTTTTAGATAAACTTCCAAATTTAAAGTATATAGGGGTTTTGGCTACAGGCTATAATGTAGTAGATATTGTAGCAGCAAAGGAAAAGGGAATTGTAGTAACAAATGTTCCTACCTACGGTACAGATTCTGTTGGACAAATGGCAACTGCATTACTGCTTGAAATGTGCCATCATGTCGGAGCACACAGTGAATCTGTAAAAAGAGGAGAATGGGAAAACAATGCAGACTGGTGCTATTGGAACTATCCTCTTATAGAGCTTTCGGGTAAGACAATGGGGATAATAGGTTATGGCAGAATAGGCCAGTCTACAGGAAGAATAGCACAGGCTTTAGGAATGAAGGTTTTAGCTTTTGACTCCTATCAAAATGAGGCTTTAGTTTGCGAAACAATGAAATATACAGATTTGGATACCCTGCTTGAAAACTCAGATGTTATATCCTTGCACTGCCCTCTCTTTGAAAGCACACAGGGCATAATTAACAAGGATACAATAGCAAAGATGAAGGACGGGGTTATGATACTAAACACCTCAAGAGGTCCTTTAGTGGTTGAAGAAGACCTGGCTGAAGCTTTAAACAGCGGAAAGGTAGCAGGAGCAGCTTTAGACGTTGTTTCGAGTGAGCCAATAAAGGCGGATAATCCACTTTTAAAGGCAAAGAACTGCATAATTACACCTCATATATCTTGGGCACCTAAAGAGTCAAGGCAAAGACTTATGGATGTTGCAGTGAATAATTTAGAAAAGTTCCTTGCTGGAAATGCAGTGAATGTTGTAAATAAATAG